The window AGGTCTTTTTCTTCAAGACTGGTCAGAATAGCCGCAAGGTCTCCTGGCCTTTCTATGGCGGGACCTGAAGTTACTTTTATATTTACCTCCATCTCTCTTGCTATTATGTAAGCCAGGGTAGTTTTTCCAAGGCCGGGCGGCCCGTACAGCAGTACATGGTCTAAAGGTTCGCCTCGTTTCAAAGCTGCTTTTACAAAGATCTTCAGGCTTTCCTTTACCTGGTCCTGGCCTATGTAATCGTCAAAATTTGTGGGGCGAAGTCCAAGTTCAAAATCGGACTCATCTTCTCCTCTTAAAAGCGGTGTAACCAATCTATCTCTCATTGCCACATCAACCCTCTTTTGCAAAACGCTTTAATGCCCCGGCAATTATTTCTTCCACCGTTGTTGCAGCGTCCAATTCACTCAACGCTTTTTGAATTTCTTCATTGCTAAATCCCAAGGTTGAAAGTGCTTCTCTAGCTTCTTGAAGCATTTTCAATGATTCTTTAAATTCGGCACTTACCGCCAAACCTTTAACTTTGTCCTTCAGTTCAAAAACAATTTTACGGGCAGTTTTATTCCCCACTCCCGGCACTGAAGTCAAAACTTTAACATCCTCAGTTGCTATGGCAGAAACAACTTCTTCAGGTTTTAGCCAGGACAAAACTGAAAGGGCCACCTTCGGTCCTATTCCCGAAACCTTATTCAACAAAGTGAACACTTCTCTTTCCAGAGGCTCAAAAAATCCGTATAAATCCATGCCATCATCTTTTAAATGCAAAAAAGTATAAAGAATTATTTTAGAATTCTTGTAAAATTTTACATTATTATATGTATTTAATGAGATTAAACATCTCAGGCCCAACCCAGCAACCTCTATAATTGCGTAATTCGGACTGATTTCTTTCAATTTGCCCTTTAGATATTCCAACATTTTTCAACCTCTCGGAAAGTCAAGGTATTTGTTTTGTATATGATGAGTGAATTTTATCAAATTCACGTGGCATAGCGCTACTGCCAGGGCGTCGGCCGCATCGTCGGGCTTAGGAATCTCATTTAACCGCAAAAGCACCCTTACCATCTCTTGGACTTGAAACTTTTTCGCTCTTCCGTAACCGACAATAGCCTGCTTTACTTCCAGCGGGGTATATTCATAGACTTTGATGTTCTTCGATGCTGCGGCAAGCATGGCCACGCCTCTTGCCTGCCCTACAGTAATAGCGGTTTTGGCATTTTTATTGAAAAAAAGTTCTTCTATGGCTACTGCTTCCGGATTATACGTCTCCATTAAATTCAAATACCCATCGTAAATAGATTTAAGTCTTTCAGCGGTAGAAAGATGGGATTCGGTCTTTATTACGCCGAAATCAACAACCTTTATATTTGCACCTTCAGAAAATAATATTCCGTAGCCGCTGAGAGCTATTCCCGGATCTATTCCCATTATAACCATAAAATCACCCGGTTGTCTATTTCGACAAAAGCATTTAAAATTCCTCTAAAAATAAAATAACTCCTCGAGACACAGTCTCAAGGAAATTGAAAATTAATGGGTAAGGCCTTCGCGGATTTTTAAAAATTCATCCTTAGAATTTATCACTATACCCCTTTCGAGAAGCTTTCGGTCTTCCTCTTTCAAAATTCCGGCCTTAATATCGGTCAGTTCAAGTAACTTTGACTCTTTTCCGGGTTTACCCTGGAAAAGCGCTACATAACCTTCGTAAAGTCCTATATAGTAATGTTCTTCGCATATACCATCTATTAATTTGGTCAAAACTGCCCTGTTGTTAGAAAAACTTTCTATTTTCCATTCTTTAAATTCTTCCTGCAGTCTAGATTTTGTATATCCTACATACTTTTCATCGACAAGCATTTCATTTCGCTTTTCATGTCCACATTCTTTGTATCGAGTTATAAAAATTATTTTTGCCCCCGGTTCTAACGTTTCTTCCGGAAGTTGAATAGTCTCGGCATTTTTTAAAGATCTGTCATCCGGTTTTTTTGATTCGAATATCGCTGAATAATATCCGAATAAAAATCCTGCTGATATCAATAATGCGACCATAAAGATGAAAATTAAAATTTTTTTGGGCATACATCTTCCTCCTTACAACTCTTCGAAGGAAAAGTATGCCCTATTTTAATAAAAACTATTCATTACTAGTTAGCAGATTCATAATTGGTATATACATTTTGAACGTCATCGTGGTCGTCTAAAGCCTCTAGCAATTTTTCCATCATCTCACCGTCTTTTTCCGATAAAGTCATAGTAGTTTTGGGAAGGTAAGTTATTTCAGCCGAAGAAAGTTTAACATTATTCTCCTGAAGAACGTTTTTTACAGTTTCGAATTGTTCGGGAGATGTTATAATTTCGATAGAATCTTCTTGCTCCTCTACATCATCCGCACCCGCTTCTATTGCCAACATCATAATCTCTTCAGCATTTATTCCCTCATTCTTTTCTATTATCAATAGTCCCTTCTTCTCAAACATCCAAGCAACACAGCCCGCTTCTCCAAGATTTCCACCGTGCTTGTCGAAAATGTGGCGTAATTCCGCAGCAGTTCTGTTCCGGTTATCAGTCATTACCTCTAAAAGAATTGCAGCGCCGCCTGGGCCGTATCCTTCATACAACGCTTCTTCTAAATTTTCCCCCCCTAGTTCCCCGCTGCCTCTTTTTATAGCCCTAATGATATTCTCGTTGGG is drawn from Caldanaerovirga acetigignens and contains these coding sequences:
- the ruvA gene encoding Holliday junction branch migration protein RuvA encodes the protein MLEYLKGKLKEISPNYAIIEVAGLGLRCLISLNTYNNVKFYKNSKIILYTFLHLKDDGMDLYGFFEPLEREVFTLLNKVSGIGPKVALSVLSWLKPEEVVSAIATEDVKVLTSVPGVGNKTARKIVFELKDKVKGLAVSAEFKESLKMLQEAREALSTLGFSNEEIQKALSELDAATTVEEIIAGALKRFAKEG
- a CDS encoding YebC/PmpR family DNA-binding transcriptional regulator; this encodes MSGHSKWANIKHKKAKMDAQKGKLYTKLSKMIIVAVREGGPDPEANSRLRDVIEKAKEANMPNENIIRAIKRGSGELGGENLEEALYEGYGPGGAAILLEVMTDNRNRTAAELRHIFDKHGGNLGEAGCVAWMFEKKGLLIIEKNEGINAEEIMMLAIEAGADDVEEQEDSIEIITSPEQFETVKNVLQENNVKLSSAEITYLPKTTMTLSEKDGEMMEKLLEALDDHDDVQNVYTNYESAN
- the ruvC gene encoding crossover junction endodeoxyribonuclease RuvC produces the protein MVIMGIDPGIALSGYGILFSEGANIKVVDFGVIKTESHLSTAERLKSIYDGYLNLMETYNPEAVAIEELFFNKNAKTAITVGQARGVAMLAAASKNIKVYEYTPLEVKQAIVGYGRAKKFQVQEMVRVLLRLNEIPKPDDAADALAVALCHVNLIKFTHHIQNKYLDFPRG
- a CDS encoding BofC C-terminal domain-containing protein, encoding MPKKILIFIFMVALLISAGFLFGYYSAIFESKKPDDRSLKNAETIQLPEETLEPGAKIIFITRYKECGHEKRNEMLVDEKYVGYTKSRLQEEFKEWKIESFSNNRAVLTKLIDGICEEHYYIGLYEGYVALFQGKPGKESKLLELTDIKAGILKEEDRKLLERGIVINSKDEFLKIREGLTH